Proteins encoded together in one Thermococcus gammatolerans EJ3 window:
- a CDS encoding class I SAM-dependent methyltransferase → MSFREKYSRIARHYEILERPLDRFFCPLRKKAVSFVEGKTLEVGVGVGKTLRYYPKDVELCAVDAVPEVIEIALEKARRLNLNACFEVADVEKLPFPDGSFDTVLSSFVFCTVPNPERGMREILRVLKPGGRAIFLEHTKSDSALLNYLFLLPLKLPLKLLLDDDPLRETHKLVSKHFEIEREERYYRGIVRLIVARKPQ, encoded by the coding sequence ATGTCGTTCAGGGAGAAGTACTCGCGCATTGCCCGGCACTACGAGATCCTTGAGAGACCGCTCGACAGGTTCTTCTGTCCGCTGAGGAAGAAGGCGGTTTCCTTTGTGGAGGGGAAAACTCTGGAAGTCGGCGTTGGCGTTGGGAAAACGTTGCGCTATTACCCGAAGGACGTTGAGCTCTGCGCCGTTGATGCCGTTCCTGAGGTCATTGAAATCGCCCTGGAAAAAGCCAGAAGGCTTAACCTGAACGCCTGTTTTGAGGTTGCCGACGTTGAGAAGCTTCCCTTTCCCGACGGCAGTTTTGACACCGTTCTGAGCTCCTTCGTTTTCTGCACAGTTCCAAATCCCGAGAGGGGAATGAGGGAAATCCTCCGTGTCCTGAAGCCCGGTGGAAGGGCTATTTTCCTTGAGCACACGAAGAGCGATTCAGCTTTACTGAATTACCTCTTCCTCCTCCCCCTGAAGTTGCCGTTGAAGTTGCTCCTCGATGACGATCCTCTCAGGGAGACTCATAAACTGGTCTCGAAGCACTTTGAAATCGAGCGTGAGGAGCGCTATTACCGCGGAATCGTCCGTTTAATCGTCGCGCGGAAGCCTCAGTGA
- a CDS encoding phosphoadenosine phosphosulfate reductase domain-containing protein, with protein MFTLIARARKDAKALQYINERNYGGFLKVESLGGGRTKEEVLENLERALEGPYIPLLLLGEKERDLMEELLPVLRESGKPFYARSLRTKRVRNMRVDELYSHIEEIKARFRLGFRWEEGYALDPQNPLGIELHPDYDVYLAVGEGFRTAMRELLGLELGENSLVLRKLMNRETYYSGPYAVAEVSKKLGFPTEILWRIPHSENVSLRRLIELNRDYIEAFAGASKEFLRQFEGGDVLVPWSGGKDSTAALILAREVFGDVTAVYVRMEYEMPLTDEYVERTARKIGVDLIRVDVPMPIEKYGMPTHSNRWCTRKKVEALYSVASQFEDPVLVLGDRDGESARRRLKPPVVERKTEFGTFLEVMPIKFWSGFMVQLFVLERGLELHPLYYEGFYRLGCTICPSLADWEIQLLKRREWRSSP; from the coding sequence ATGTTCACACTCATAGCCCGAGCCAGAAAGGATGCGAAGGCCCTGCAGTACATAAACGAGAGGAACTACGGCGGTTTTTTGAAGGTTGAGAGCCTCGGTGGGGGAAGGACCAAGGAAGAAGTCCTTGAGAACCTTGAGAGAGCCCTCGAAGGGCCTTACATCCCCCTTCTCCTCCTCGGTGAGAAGGAGAGGGATCTTATGGAGGAGCTCCTTCCTGTTTTGAGGGAATCGGGAAAGCCCTTTTACGCGAGATCCCTCCGAACGAAGCGCGTCAGGAACATGCGCGTTGATGAGCTTTACTCTCATATCGAGGAGATCAAGGCCCGCTTTAGGTTGGGTTTCAGGTGGGAAGAGGGCTACGCGCTCGACCCGCAGAACCCATTGGGAATAGAGCTCCACCCCGATTACGATGTATACCTGGCTGTTGGTGAGGGCTTTAGAACTGCCATGAGAGAACTCCTCGGCCTTGAACTCGGTGAGAACTCCCTCGTTCTCAGGAAGCTTATGAACAGGGAGACCTACTACTCCGGCCCCTATGCTGTTGCGGAAGTCAGCAAGAAGCTCGGTTTTCCGACGGAAATTCTCTGGAGGATCCCCCACTCGGAGAACGTTTCCCTTCGGCGCCTCATTGAACTCAACCGGGATTATATTGAGGCTTTTGCAGGAGCCTCTAAGGAGTTCCTGCGCCAGTTTGAGGGCGGTGACGTTCTCGTGCCTTGGAGCGGGGGCAAGGACTCAACTGCCGCGTTGATCTTGGCCAGGGAGGTCTTCGGGGATGTGACTGCAGTCTACGTCAGGATGGAGTACGAGATGCCCCTGACCGATGAATACGTTGAGAGAACCGCCAGGAAAATCGGCGTGGATCTGATCCGCGTCGACGTTCCCATGCCAATCGAGAAGTACGGCATGCCCACCCACTCAAACAGGTGGTGCACGCGGAAGAAAGTTGAGGCACTCTACTCCGTCGCCTCTCAATTTGAGGATCCAGTTCTCGTACTCGGGGACAGGGATGGGGAGAGCGCAAGGAGAAGGCTCAAACCGCCGGTAGTTGAGAGAAAGACCGAGTTCGGGACGTTTCTCGAGGTTATGCCGATAAAATTCTGGAGTGGGTTCATGGTTCAGCTCTTCGTTCTGGAGAGGGGTCTTGAGCTTCATCCCCTCTATTACGAGGGATTCTACCGCCTTGGATGCACGATCTGCCCAAGCCTTGCCGACTGGGAGATACAACTGCTCAAAAGGAGGGAGTGGAGGAGCTCCCCTTAA